Sequence from the Epinephelus moara isolate mb chromosome 19, YSFRI_EMoa_1.0, whole genome shotgun sequence genome:
NNNNNNNNNNNNNNNNNNNNNNNNNNNNNNNNNNNNNNNNNNNNNNNNNNNNNNNNNNNNNNNNNNNNNNNNNNNNNNNNNNNNNNNNNNNNNNNNNNNNNNNNNNNNNNNNNNNNNNNNNNNNNNNNNNNNNNNNNNNNNNNNNNNNNNNNNNNNNNNNNNNNNNNNNNNNNNNNNNNNNNNNNNNNNNNNNNNNNNNNNNNNNNNNNNNNNNNNNNNNNNNNNNNNNNNNNNNNNNNNNNNNNNNNNNNNNNNNNNNNNNNNNNNNNNNNNNNNNNNNNNNNNNNNNNNNNNNNNNNNNNNNNNNNNNNNNNNNNNNNNNNNNNNNNNNNNNNNNNNNNNNNNNNNNNNNNNNNNNNNNNNNNNNNNNNNNNNNNNNNNNNNNNNNNNNNNNNNNNNNNNNNNNNNNNNNNNNNNNNNNNNNNNNNNNNNNNNNNNNNNNNNNNNNNNNNNNNNNNNNNNNNNNNNNNNNNNNNNNNNNNNNNNNNNNNNNNNNNNNNNNNNNNNNNNNNNNNNNNNNNNNNNNNNNNNNNNNNNNNNNNNNNNNNNNNNNNNNNNNNNNNNNNNNNNNNNNNNNNNNNNNNNNNNNNNNNNNNNNNNNNNNNNNNNNNNNNNNNNNNNNNNNNNNNNNNNNNNNNNNNNNNNNNNNNNNNNNNNNNNNNNNNNNNNNNNNNNNNNNNNNNNNNNNNNNNNNNNNNNNNNNNNNNNNNNNNNNNNNNNNNNNNNNNNNNNNNNNNNNNNNNNNNNNNNNNNNNNNNNNNNNNNNNNNNNNNNNNNNNNNNNNNNNNNNNNNNNNNNNNNNNNNNNNNNNNNNNNNNNNNNNNNNNNNNNNNNNNNNNNNNNNNNNNNNNNNNNNNNNNNNNNNNNNNNNNNNNNNNNNNNNNNNNNNNNNNNNNNNNNNNNNNNNNNNNNNNNNNNNNNNNNNNNNNNNNNNNNNNNNNNNNNNNNNNNNNNNNNNNNNNNNNNNNNNNNNNNNNNNNNNNNNNNNNNNNNNNNNNNNNNNNNNNNNNNNNNNNNNNNNNNNNNNNNNNNNNNNNNNNNNNNNNNNNNNNNNNNNNNNNNNNNNNNNNNNNNNNNNNNNNNNNNNNNNNNNNNNNNNNNNNNNNNNNNNNNNNNNNNNNNNNNNNNNNNNNNNNNNNNNNNNNNNNNNNNNNNNNNNNNNNNNNNNNNNNNNNNNNNNNNNNNNNNNNNNNNNNNNNNNNNNNNNNNNNNNNNNNNNNNNNNNNNNNNNNNNNNNNNNNNNNNNNNNNNNNNNNNNNNNNNNNNNNNNNNNNNNNNNNNNNNNNNNNNNNNNNNNNNNNNNNNNNNNNNNNNNNNNNNNNNNNNNNNNNNNNNNNNNNNNNNNNNNNNNNNNNNNNNNNNNNNNNNNNNNNNNNNNNNNNNNNNNNNNNNNNNNNNNNNNNNNNNNNNNNNNNNNNNNNNNNNNNNNNNNNNNNNNNNNNNNNNNNNNNNNNNNNNNNNNNNNNNNNNNNNNNNNNNNNNNNNNNNNNNNNNNNNNNNNNNNNNNNNNNNNNNNNNNNNNNNNNNNNNNNNNNNNNNNNNNNNNNNNNNNNNNNNNNNNNNNNNNNNNNNNNNNNNNNNNNNNNNNNNNNNNNNNNNNNNNNNNNNNNNNNNNNNNNNNNNNNNNNNNNNNNNNNNNNNNNNNNNNNNNNNNNNNNNNNNNNNNNNNNNNNNNNNNNNNNNNNNNNNNNNNNNNNNNNNNNNNNNNNNNNNNNNNNNNNNNNNNNNNNNNNNNNNNNNNNNNNNNNNNNNNNNNNNNNNNNNNNNNNNNNNNNNNNNNNNNNNNNNNNNNNNNNNNNNNNNNNNNNNNNNNNNNNNNNNNNNNNNNNNNNNNNNNNNNNNNNNNNNNNNNNNNNNNNNNNNNNNNNNNNNNNNNNNNNNNNNNNNNNNNNNNNNNNNNNNNNNNNNNNNNNNNNNNNNNNNNNNNNNNNNNNNNNNNNNNNNNNNNNNNNNNNNNNNNNNNNNNNNNNNNNNNNNNNNNNNNNNNNNNNNNNNNNNNNNNNNNNNNNNNNNNNNNNNNNNNNNNNNNNNNNNNNNNNNNNNNNNNNNNNNNNNNNNNNNNNNNNNNNNNNNNNNNNNNNNNNNNNNNNNNNNNNNNNNNNNNNNNNNNNNNNNNNNNNNNNNNNNNNNNNNNNNNNNNNNNNNNNNNNNNNNNNNNNNNNNNNNNNNNNNNNNNNNNNNNNNNNNNNNNNNNNNNNNgacgttaaagcaactgaagtgagaaaacaggctagcagaattcaccagagcagtacagagacgctgtcacagaaacaccggaaatgacacaactcgcttaccgcaatacgtcagcacgtcaggttCATGAGTGTGGCCCAAGGTGCATCAAGGTGTTCAAAAGAAAGTGGGACCAACCAAGAAGTGAGGGTCCATTCAAGGTTATAGTAGCAACCCCAACAGCCTTGAAAGTTGACGGCAAGGACGTTTGGTTTCATCTTAACCCCCGCTGCCGAGCTAACAACCCGGAGAGACCTATACCCCGACCCAGGACCAGACGGAGAGCACCTCCCTCTGCGCCGCAAGGGGAAGGCGAGGCCGCCCCAAGGGGAGTAGGGGGTCATCTGTGAGGGGAAGGCGATGCCTCCCCGCAGAGTCAGGGGACAAGGCGCTCTTCACGCTTGGCGGCCAGGCAGGGCCAGAGCGACGTCCAGAGTGACAGCAGTGGGTCGTTGCCCGAGAGGGTGTCATCAGACAGTACCACGGAGGGGAGCACCTCCTCCACAGTGGCTAGCGATGAGTCTCATGAGTCAACACCTGACAGCCGCAGGGATGATGATGAGGGCGCAGGGACAGCAGGAACAGAGGAGGTTGAGGAAGttgcagaggaagaagaggaagaaaggggCAGCACAGAGGAAGGCGAAGCAGAAGGCCAAGAAAGTACAGAAGcagacacaggaaacacagaccCAGCAGATGCAGACGTAGGAGACTCAGACTCAGGACAGGGACCAGCACCCTAGCAGGCCCCTTAGTGACGGGCCCCTACTCAATGCAGGAGGCCAAGGCAGAATAGGTGGAGGGATCCAGGCAGGAATAATGGCGGCAGTGCTACTAGCACTACTACTTGCCTCAGGAGTAAAACCAGGTGAAGGAACAGAACACAGCAGACAGAATCAGGGGCAGATAGACAGATGTCTACTTGCATTAGGATCTATGGCCGCAGAGCACAGACAGATACCTAAGAGAGAAAGTGCAACTAAGCTACTACAAATCGTATGCGTATGTCGACATACTGGTGGAGGGCCCAGAAAACATCAGGTTGCGTGGCCGGTTTACAGGACCACAATGTAGCACCGATGGGAGGGTGACAGCAAGAGTCTGGTGTGATGGTAATGATTGTACTGACATGGACACTAGGCACACGATAACCATAGAAATAGCTCAGCGATGGCTCGAACTAAATTTAGAACCCCACAGGAAACCAAGAGATGCGCCAGCCCAAGGTGCCGAATTGATAAGAACCACGACCTGGAGATCTAATATGTTCTACCAATGGTTAGAGTATTCGGCCAGACAGGTACTTATTGTACTCACCTTAGTAATCTGTGTAATCTCTCCCCTAATACGGATCATGGTGAGAAAGGCCATGGGAGCTGCCACAGGACAGTTCATTATGCTGATACAGCAGCAGGCAAGGCTCCCCGAGGAAATAGAATTGTTGGGATTAGACGACTCTCGGGTAAgcccacacacacccaaaaGATTGAACAACAACTTATACGAGTCCATGACTGGCAATCCGAACCTATACGAGCCAATGAAGGGGAACATGGAAGGGGAATACGCTGTCGTATAGAGGAAGAGTCAAGTAGGAGTAAGGGATAGCCATCAGACACACAGCACCCAGGTAGCCCTTGCTGTCACCAGACCCAAAAATACTAACAACCTTTCTACTAACCTACGAAGTTTCTCTCTAACACTGAGTGgtggaaaggaaaggaaagggagaAGGCGaggggaaaagagaaaaatgactTGAACTAAAAATGTCCCCTTACAACACATAGATAAGTGCAGAGTATGGCCAACCAGTGAAGAACCCCCTACCCATACCCGCAGAGCCCAGGGTGCCACCCCGGGCCGAGCTACCAAGAGCTCTCAGCCGTGCAGTATCGCCCAGACCACCTCTACCCGGCTCCTGCGATGATCAACACACCACCACCCCCATATGTGCTGCAAGGAGGAGCCCCCATCAAGGCCCACTGTACCAGTATTCCTCGATGACCTCGTCGATGACCTGCACGCCTCCAGTTCTGCAGCCGCCACTGATGCTCAATCCGAGCCAATCCCTCTTCAACTCTGCGGACAACTCACAACGTGCCCTGCCAGGTTCTCAGCCCCTGTTCGAGACCCCCGGCCCAGGGATGGCCACAAGGGAATGGGGATCAATCATGACTGGGGAGATGGCAGGCCAAGGAAACTACAACCAACCCTCCAGCAACATTAACCTGTATGATATGGCCCAGCCAGGACCAAGCCAAGTGAAAAATCTTTGGGAGGGACACCCAGGCAACGTGGCACCTCCCCCATCTCAATACATGACGCCGAAAGTGCCTGAGCCTCAACCAACCCCCATGATGTCACAGCCACTGCAGAGTGACTGCACTGAGGACAAGTGGTGGATGGCACCACTGTCCTGTCCATCCTCTGAGACGGCCTCATCCTCAGAAGATGTGCCAGAAACAGATGCAGAGGGGCCATTACCCCCGCTCACGTCCTACTCCCCAACCAGCCCACCTGTCAATGAGCCCCAGCCAAAGCCAGACCCACCGCAACCAGTGCCAGTGAACGCACATACACCCCTGCCCCAGACACCAATGTCCCAAGCTATCAGAGCTTGGCTGCAGCAGGATTACAAGGTGTCCCGAAGAAGTAGAGAGGCATCTTCGTGAGCTACAGACAGAGAAACCCACGACGGAGAGATACAAGCTGCTTGTGGACCATCTGCGAACCCTGCTCCACAACGTTCCCTCGAAACCCTACCATCATCTAGTGAGTAGCCTCCCCCTGGAGTTGCGCCCAGGACTGCGCAAAGTGCGCTGCACCATCCACAAGGCCCGGGTGATAGAAAGACGCTGGGCCCTGAAGTCACAGTGCGAGCAggaccaatcaatcaatcaatcaatcaattttatttataaagcccaatatcacaaatcacaatttgcctcacagggctttacagcatacgacatccctctgtccttatgaccctcgcagcggataaggaaaaactccccaaaaaaacccctttaacggggaaaaaaaacggtagaaacctcaggNNNNNNNNNNNNNNNNNNNNNNNNNNNNNNNNNNNNNNNNNNNNNNNNNNNNNNNNNNNNNNNNNNNNNNNNNNNNNNNNNNNNNNNNNNNNNNNNNNNNNNNNNNNNNNNNNNNNNNNNNNNNNNNNNNNNNNNNNNNNNNNNNNNNNNNNNNNNNNNNNNNNNNNNNNNNNNNNNNNNNNNNNNNNNNNNNNNNNNNNNNNNNNNNNNNNNNNNNNNNNNNNNNNNNNNNNNNNNNNNNNNNNNNNNNNNNNNNNNNNNNNNNNNNNNNNNNNNNNNNNNNNNNNNNNNNNNNNNNNNNNNNNNNNNNNNNNNNNNNNNNNNNNNNNNNNNNNNNNNNNNNNNNNNNNNNNNNNNNNNNNNNNNNNNNNNNNNNNNNNNNNNNNNNNNNNNNNNNNNNNNNNNNNNNNNNNNNNNNNNNNNNNNNNNNNNNNNNNNNNNNNNNNNNNNNNNNNNNNNNNNNNNNNNNNNNNNNNNNNNNNNNNNNNNNNNNNNNNNNNNNNNNNNNNNNNNNNNNNNNNNNNNNNNNNNNNNNNNNNNNNNNNNNNNNNNNNNNNNNNNNNNNNNNNNNNNNNNNNNNNNNNNNNNNNNNNNNNNNNNNNNNNNNNNNNNNNNNNNNNNNNNNNNNNNNNNNNNNNNNNNNNNNNNNNNNNCCATGTAGTGGGACTTGTTAGCCCCAAAGGGGGgaatgtagtgtaatgtacCTGTTTAGTCTTATGCTTTAGTATCAGTTgacctttaaaaatacatgtccAGGCAGTATACTCTGCTTGATCATAACCAGTCACACCATGGTTTATTGTTTCATGTATCCACAtaatgtgcgcacacacacacacacacactcattggtGTATTGTATTGGATGCAGGATCTGATGCACTCATTGGTGTATTGTATTGGATGCAGGATCTGATGTTCAAGGacgatgtgcacacacacacacacacacactcattggtGTATTGTATTGGATGCAGGATCTGATGTTCAAGGACTGAAGTGGGAAGTACCTAAGATCTGACAGGATTTGATGTGCACGTATGACACCATTATGTTCGGGCTTATGTGGGAAGGATTAAAGAGAAGAGCATAAAAgagagcacacagacacagacttcCCACTTCAGTCCTTGAACATCAGATCCTGCATCCAATACAATACaccaatgagtgtgtgtgtgcacattatgTGGATACATGAAACAATAAACCATGGTGTGACTGGTTATGATCAAGCAGAGTATACTGCCTggacatgtatttttaaaggtcAACTGATACTAAAGCATAAGACTAAACAGGTACATTACACTACAATTCCATGTACAGTATACTGGAATAATGTATCTTGTATGAAGAGGGCGGTTTCTGTGGGTGGGACAGAGTCTGTAGCTGTCCCCCCCTGTATCCCCTCCATCATCAGCCTTCCTCGGTTCTGATCCAGGACGAGCTCTTCCGCTGGTGTGAAATCAGCAGTTGGCTCTTAGGTTTGACTTTCttttcaataaaataaacaaaacaaaataaaataggcaGTTCAACTCAGAAATCAGCAATTCCtcttcaaaaccaaaaataaatcaattcatttttcaattcagttccttttaatttcacaaaacaaagaaaattaatcagttcgtttttaaattcagttcctTTTGGtttctcaaaacaaaaaaataaattggtttgtttttcaattcagttccttttgtcaaaagaaaatcagtcaataaaaaaaaacgtctTCCTACTTACAGttcctgtcagtgtgtgtgcgtgagctGCTGTGTAGGCTTTGTGGGTTTTTCCGGgagtgtgtatgaatgtgacCGGATCAGCTGATCTGTCCAGATGAGAGGATCTATGGTGTGAGGAGGTGAGTACTGATGTCAGTTGCGGCAATTGTGGTCAACAAGAGGTATAAACGGTCTAGCTACgttatttctctctgtctgtttcgtGCACAGAACTTTGATGCTCTCACGACTGGCCCACTGCTCCgccgtctctctctgcctctctctttttgACTCCCCGGatatagtttttgttttgtccgGGGAatacaaatatacatatatatatatatatatatatatttacatatatgtatatatatatatatatatatatatatgtatatatacacacgtTGTTTGATGCAGTGTTTTGAATCCAAGACTACTGGGTGGATATTGCTGTAAATAAGATCCTCACTTTTCCGCAGCTGACCACCCACTCTGATTAGGTTTGTGGTGTGAACGAACTCAGGGGCCAGATCGAATATCTTGTACTGGCAAGACTGTGATTGCAGCAAGGTGAGAACAGTTGTGCAGTCCGTCCACATCACCAAGCAGTGGATAGGTaaagtcagtctgcagcatCCTTGCTAGTTGGGCCCCAGTAAGAGCAGCACACAATTCCAAGCGAGGTACTGTGATCTGCGATCTTGGTGCCACCCTTGAACAAGCCATAACAAAGGAGACATGAACCCATCCCTTTGAGTCCACTGTACGCAGATATGCTACATTTTAAGGTTTTGTTATCTTCAGACGGACAAGATGTAAGGAGATGTGTTTTACCTGCTTCACAGTTTCGACTGAGACTCCAGTCTTCCTCAGAAGCGTCATCCGACATGCTGCTGACGTGTCATTTATCAGCTGGCAGGCCTGACAGACCAATCAGAGTCTGTCAGGCCAACCCCGCCTCCCGCGGCGTTGGTCGTTCTCTGGAGTAGGGAATCCCAGGTATGCGAGAGGGTGTACGCCCCCTCGTCCCGGTTGATGGTGCTGCTTTCCCGCTTCCTGATCTCAATGGCCTCTTTTATCCACCATTTGAATTTATTGGTCTTTGATGTGATTATTTTGCTCCTGTCCCAGTCCATGATGTGGTTATTTCTCCTGCAGTGATCTGTGATGGCTGATTTTAGGTTTTGCTGTTCTCCAGAGAACGACCAACGATGCGGGAGGCGGGGTTGGCctgacaggctctgattggtctGTCAGGCCTGCCAGCTGATATATGACACGTCAGCAGCACGTCAGATGAAGCTTCTGAGGAAGACTGGAGTCTCAGTCgaaactgtcaagcaggtaaaaCACATCTCCTTACATCTTGTCTGTCTGAATAtaagaaaaccttaaaatattctaaataagaAGACAGTATGAACCTTATCAATCTGCTACAGAACCATATGCTGCTTCAGAGGTGTCAGAAAACACATGCAATTCTCTGGTCATTGAAGGATCTTAGTCTTCAGTGGGTCTATAACATCTTGGGAGTTTGATCTGGGCCAAGTGGGGAAGTTCGTTTTCCCACAGTGCCCATGCTTTTACAAAGGCATCATGAAGACATGGATCATCCCATTCCGGCTCTTTGGACCACAGTTTCTGGAGAAGGACTTTGGCGCTGGTGCAGTACCATATTAAGCCCAATGCACCTTCCCATGGGTCGGTGCGGTCTTGACTAAGCCACAGTTCAGTGCTCTCTGATCGAGCCTCTTTAGGTAGATGCTCAACCACTGAAAGGAGGTTACTGATCCATTGTCGGATTTCAAAGCCACTAAAGGCAAGCAATGCTCTGAGCCTGTCAAGAAGAGTTCTGGCCTTCTCTTCAGTTGGAAAACTCTGCAGACAGTTGTCTAAATAGAAGGACTGCAAGACTGATGTTAAGACACCTTCTTGACCCACTTGTCTCTCACATGTTGCTGCAGGATATATATGGCACAACAAGGACTGCATGTTGTGCCAAATGGCAGAACTTGCCACTCATAGACATTCACTGGTTCTTCACAGATCTGTCCTCAGTCAGCAATCTGACCTGCTGAATCATAGCTTTGATATCACCAGAAATGGCAACATAATGCTGATGAAAACGCAGCATCAAGGAAGGGCCTAGGACTGGACCAGGAAGAAGATGATCATTCAAGATCTGCCCTTGGTATTggaatgagcagttgaacaccATGTGGTGTTTGCCATTGTGTTCCACAAGATGGTGGGGTATGTACCATGACTCATCGGTGTGGACCACTTCATGAGAACTAAGCTTCTTCACATACCCAGCGTCTAACAACTTGTTGATCTATTGATCATAGATGGCTCCTTGCTTTGGATTCTTTAACAGCTTCCGCTCTGTACGTCTGAGGGCTGGTAAGACTGAGTCCTTTGGCGCCTGCATTTTAGGTGCATTCATCTTGCGAATAAGGGGGCTACGTAATGATCAACTCCATTGATCTCCACTCTCACTGTTTGGCTTTCAAGAAGAGCTAGCGCCTCCTTGTCTTGTTTGAAATGTGTGGTGACCTTCTCACTATGGTAAGGAAGTACATCAACTTTCCACAGTCTTTCTACAGCACGATAAAGGTCTGCATCTGGGGCTGAGCAAGATATGAACAAGGACTAGACTGTTGGACTAGTCTCTTGGGAAGAGGAACCTGAGGTGGCAAGGTAATCGCTCAACAGGACATACAAGATGAGGGTGATCTGAGCCAATAAAGAGTAGGGCCTGAACTTTCTGGAAAGCCTGGAGTGGTAAGTCATGCAAATGTTTGAATCGTTGCAGGACCTGAGCAGGATAGGACTGTGCAAGGCCCAATGTTTCAGCAGTGAAGGCATTTTGTATGATGAACTTCTTGTCCGCATTTGATGCAGAGGAAACGTTGAATGTGACTGTGGTACCAGCTAGGGTCTCAGTCCCTTGGTAGACAGTTTTCAGCATAAGGGaccagaggtgggtagtaactagttacatttactcNNNNNNNNNNNNNNNNNNNNNNNNNNNNNNNNNNNNNNNNNNNNNNNNNNNNNNNNNNNNNNNNNNNNNNNNNNNNNNNNNNNNNNNNNNNNNNNNNNNNNNNNNNNNNNNNNNNNNNNNNNNNNNNNNNNNNNNNNNNNNNNNNNNNNNNNNNNNNNNNNNNNNNNNNNNNNNNNNNNNNNNNNNNNNNNNNNNNNNNNNNNNNNNNNNNNNNNNNNNNNNNNNNNNNNNNNNNNNNNNNNNNNNNNNNNNNNNNNNNNNNNNNNNNNNNNNNNNNNNNNNNNNNNNNNNNNNNNNNNNNNNNNNNNNNNNNNNNNNNNNNNNNNNNNNNNNNNNNNNNNNNNNNNNNNNNNNNNNNNNNNNNNNNNNNNNNNNNNNNNNNNNNNNNNNNNNNNNNNNNNNNNNNNNNNNNNNNNNNNNNNNNNNNNNNNNNNNNNNNNNNNNNNNNNNNNNNNNNNNNNNNNNNNNNNNNNNNNNNNNNNNNNNNNNNNNNNNNNNNNCTCCTTGAAATCTCCAGCGCAGACCAGGCCAACAAGCAGGAGAAGTGCCAGAGTTTTTTTATGGCGAAATGGATGATAATGGCCAGCTATGTTCTATTCTGAAATCAGTGACTACTTTCATTTTGTTGACCTTATGTATtacattaatttaaatatatGGAGCTTCAACATAGATGGAGTTACACGGAGTGAGGAGAGAAAAGCAGATGAGGAATTACCTGGAGCATCAAGgcttttttaaaagttattttacctttattttaccAAGCGAGTCCTTAAGAAACAATTCTTATTTACAAATGCTAATATACTTAAAAGATAAAGACTTTGAGTACATAAAGGATATTTATAGTGCTTTCCATTGCTAGCTTGCTGATGGCTCATATGCCCCATATAATTCGGTCAGAGCTAATTTTCTTTATCTTATAAGGTTTCTCAGTAGTAATACgtgcagttttttaaaaatatcattatATATTTATTGACACCATTGTAGAGTAGTCATAAAAAAtcatcatttaaataaataatgaaaaagtaTTACTGCTTTACTCAGTTTATAATTAGATGGATGTGTACATCACATATGTACTGTATCAGCATGTGATCTTCATTCAGCAGATATATGATCTGTGAGAAAATTGTGGAAATattccctctctcttttatgATTTATGACTTTAAAAGACATAATGCAGTTTATCAATGATCTCAAATGGTAATTTAGTAATTAAGTTAGTGTACTTAATGTTAGCGTACTGTTTGTAATTAAAATCCACCGCAATGCAGCTAATGGAAGCGGCAGCTACGGGAATCTCTATGTGATTCTTTACGTGTCTACATTCAGTTGCATAATCAAAACATCAGAATTTTTTTCCTATTTGTGTTACAGTGGAAAGAAGTGGCCATTGGAGTGGGTGCCGGATAAGGACACCTGTTAGTGCTTCCAGTTTCACAAGGTTCCCAATGCTGAAGGTGTAGAAGCACTGTTACATGTcagatttgtgatttttttatttgtttgttattcCTTCTTAATGTTATAAACATAAACAAGACTGCCTGTTGGGCCTGGAACTCTCCACAGCTGCTTGTGGctgtatttaattttaaactttgtattgtttattactactgttgtgttttgttgcacACCATTTTTTGTCACTTGAAGATATATGAATGTTAATTGACAATatcttcaataaaaaaaaataccaaatgaAGTACTTTCTTCTTTAATGTCTTactatatttattgtatttgtttctATACTTTATTATATCTACACCCAAGACAACATACAATTTATCTGAGAATTTGGTTCAGTGCATTAATACAAAAACATGTCAGCTTTTTGAAGAGTTGCGTTACTACCTTGTCTCTCTATATAGAAACCATACTGGCTCTCCTGTGATAGGTGACTCTCACTAATTACATATTAACACTAATCACATATTTTGccattatgttaaataatggaAAGGCCTTGACTCACAGCATCTAAATTTCAAAATGACTTGTTACCCGTTACACAACTTTATACAAAGCTATCTTATTCATAAAGTCTTGTAGATACATTGTATGTCATACATTTTTAAGAACTAACAGTACAACAAAATGCAACATATAaagtagggtgaccagatgTGCCTG
This genomic interval carries:
- the LOC126407083 gene encoding uncharacterized protein LOC126407083, whose protein sequence is MVRKAMGAATGQFIMLIQQQARLPEEIELLGLDDSRISAEYGQPVKNPLPIPAEPRVPPRAELPRALSRAVSPRPPLPGSCDDQHTTTPICAARRSPHQGPLYQYSSMTSSMTCTPPVLQPPLMLNPSQSLFNSADNSQRALPGSQPLFETPGPGMATREWGSIMTGEMAGQGNYNQPSSNINLYDMAQPGPSQVKNLWEGHPGNVAPPPSQYMTPKVPEPQPTPMMSQPLQSDCTEDKWWMAPLSCPSSETASSSEDVPETDAEGPLPPLTSYSPTSPPVNEPQPKPDPPQPVPVNAHTPLPQTPMSQAIRAWLQQDYKVSRRSREASS